One region of Pseudomonadota bacterium genomic DNA includes:
- a CDS encoding efflux RND transporter periplasmic adaptor subunit has translation MMRRIIPSFIVLMLIFMGLSCNKSPQANTKEKRQDVKTLKVACMEVQTFIEATGSVQPDLTGSSRLASPLTGTVGQIFIKVGDRVKKGDPLLLIKSPEATDTYSSYLSTVIQLNQAERIYSLNKQLFEIGAITKNDLLNSESSFKQIKAVSDGIKRKLQLFGCHIEDNIAEVKQTCSDAVTVRAPIDGYVADIPIHVGDRVDTSTPLMTIADPQNIVIVANIYDTDIPKIKKGNTVQFSTDTFHDLSFSGVVTYISDISDTESKTVKTFIKINDRKDIFKQNMFLKIKIQQKKISLPVISQSAMIYKEGKFYVYIPNKNNSYDLKDIRPVREMPDKTVAIEGLNEGDTIVISAIELEKP, from the coding sequence ATGATGAGGCGGATTATTCCATCATTCATTGTACTCATGCTCATCTTCATGGGGTTAAGCTGCAACAAGTCTCCCCAGGCTAACACAAAAGAAAAGAGACAGGATGTTAAAACGCTCAAAGTCGCATGTATGGAAGTTCAGACCTTCATTGAAGCAACGGGAAGTGTACAGCCCGATCTCACCGGCAGTTCACGGTTAGCTTCCCCCCTTACAGGAACGGTAGGGCAAATCTTCATTAAGGTAGGCGACAGGGTGAAAAAGGGTGATCCCTTGCTCCTTATAAAAAGCCCGGAAGCTACGGATACATATTCAAGCTACCTCTCAACGGTAATACAATTAAATCAGGCAGAGCGGATATACAGCCTGAATAAACAACTTTTTGAAATTGGGGCTATTACAAAAAATGACCTTTTGAACAGCGAATCATCCTTCAAACAGATCAAGGCTGTTTCAGATGGTATAAAAAGAAAGCTTCAGCTTTTTGGGTGCCATATTGAAGACAATATTGCTGAAGTAAAACAAACCTGTTCTGACGCAGTGACTGTAAGGGCGCCAATAGATGGGTATGTAGCCGACATCCCTATTCATGTGGGTGATAGGGTTGACACATCAACGCCATTAATGACCATTGCAGACCCGCAGAACATTGTTATTGTGGCCAATATTTATGATACCGACATCCCGAAGATCAAAAAGGGAAATACTGTTCAATTCTCTACGGATACGTTCCATGATCTGTCTTTCTCCGGAGTTGTAACCTACATAAGCGACATCTCTGATACCGAATCAAAAACTGTCAAAACCTTTATCAAGATTAATGACAGGAAAGACATCTTTAAACAGAACATGTTTTTAAAAATTAAGATTCAGCAGAAGAAGATATCGCTGCCTGTTATTTCTCAGTCTGCGATGATATACAAGGAAGGTAAGTTTTACGTTTATATCCCGAATAAAAACAATTCCTATGATCTGAAAGATATCCGTCCCGTCAGGGAAATGCCTGATAAGACCGTGGCCATTGAAGGCCTCAATGAAGGGGACACTATCGTTATTTCTGCAATAGAGCTTGAAAAACCATGA
- a CDS encoding TolC family protein → MILIKKPILHIYIMLFFIASAVTSAAWCYEEIKLDEALTQFYQNNFDIIASKYDIDKAYADYITAKLLPNPNLSVNYNNLAMSRGKTNRWDNTQLTVRVDQLIETGGKRTLRTGVAAETLEATRISHKDVIRNLLIGFYNLFYNLNLDDLSIEFARSELVRYDRLLQVAEKRFNTGFLSPIDYTKLKVARIDLENNVTNLSTQWANDIDSFSLLLGSDIRHKPAKVYAQDRYPVLTEADLVSVANENRHDLLSLQRQRKSAEHNLALGKAYRIPDFSIGGEYDSTGNPATSGVGMGISIPIPFFNRYQGEIAKRTAELKQIDVQLAKTKRRVASDIHLALNNYAAAMKVFESYRDNKEQMDTLMQNSEKAFSLGGITVLELLDTHKTYRDFITKYHQALIQSVLNRDLIKVYTGEIK, encoded by the coding sequence ATGATATTGATAAAAAAACCGATACTGCATATATACATAATGTTGTTTTTTATCGCATCGGCTGTAACGTCTGCGGCATGGTGTTATGAAGAAATCAAGCTCGATGAAGCTCTCACACAATTTTATCAAAATAATTTTGACATTATTGCGAGTAAATACGATATTGACAAGGCTTATGCCGATTATATAACAGCCAAACTATTGCCGAACCCGAACCTCTCTGTTAACTACAACAATCTTGCCATGTCCCGAGGGAAAACCAACAGGTGGGACAATACACAATTAACCGTACGGGTGGATCAACTCATAGAGACAGGTGGGAAAAGAACTTTAAGGACCGGTGTTGCCGCAGAAACCCTTGAAGCAACACGAATATCCCATAAAGATGTGATAAGAAACCTCCTCATAGGTTTTTATAATCTCTTTTATAACCTCAACCTCGACGATTTAAGTATTGAATTTGCCCGCAGCGAACTTGTCCGGTATGACAGGTTGCTACAGGTTGCAGAGAAACGATTCAACACAGGGTTTCTCTCCCCCATCGATTATACAAAACTTAAAGTTGCAAGAATCGACCTCGAAAATAATGTGACCAACCTGTCCACGCAATGGGCCAATGATATCGACTCATTCAGTCTCCTTCTCGGCAGCGACATACGACATAAACCCGCAAAAGTTTATGCCCAGGACCGTTACCCTGTTTTAACGGAAGCAGACCTTGTTTCCGTTGCAAATGAGAACAGGCATGACTTGCTGTCGCTTCAGCGGCAGCGAAAGTCGGCAGAACACAATCTTGCACTTGGGAAGGCATACAGGATTCCAGATTTTTCCATAGGCGGCGAGTATGATTCCACAGGCAATCCTGCTACATCAGGCGTGGGGATGGGCATCAGCATCCCTATTCCTTTCTTTAACAGATATCAGGGGGAGATTGCAAAACGTACTGCCGAACTCAAACAGATCGATGTGCAGCTTGCAAAGACAAAAAGAAGAGTCGCATCGGATATACACCTGGCACTTAACAATTATGCTGCGGCAATGAAAGTCTTCGAATCCTACAGAGACAATAAAGAACAAATGGATACCCTCATGCAGAACAGCGAAAAGGCCTTTTCTTTAGGCGGAATAACTGTGCTGGAACTACTTGACACTCATAAAACATACAGAGACTTCATCACAAAATATCACCAGGCTCTTATCCAGTCAGTGCTCAACAGGGATCTCATAAAAGTATATACAGGAGAAATAAAATGA